Proteins encoded by one window of Chanos chanos chromosome 7, fChaCha1.1, whole genome shotgun sequence:
- the LOC115816286 gene encoding GTPase IMAP family member 8-like, translating into MGARWAGKSSSANTILGEEGFEHGRVRTMQCEVRHGEVNGQKLKIVDCPGFKELLSDTSEPDKQQIKLSVTKCLPGPHVVLLAVPADTGFTEDRKQLLVQHMKLFGDRVWRYVIVLFTCGDYLDEGTSIEDHIKNEGKALTDVLGKCENRYHVFDNRKKSITNQVPELLQKIGQLVEDNHAQYYEVDRTIVQRIEEKRSLMKENAARRKLEYEKQREQSRKALNIDSPIPEVRIVLLGNKNAGKTSTMNTILGMEDLETGRTTNSVVTHGHVGQTAVTIVDTPGWRKSFTVVDTTERIKQELMRSPFLCSPGPHVFLLVIDIDASFTEKHVSAAQSHLELLGNIWKHIIVVFSGGDWLGVKTIEEHIEGEGKALQSLVNKCNNRYHVFDNRNTENDRQVTELLQKIKEMVAVNAGEPFHPDKKISKMLQQKRAEAEKFAARIQTTVKAQTQELKKESMKLSEIRIILLGQKTVGKSAAGNTILEKEVFSHNNDQQCVTGEGEVAGRKITVVDTPGWENTLDWDQKIVKGVSLCPPGPHAFLLVVPLDLALSFESKRSLEDCMSFFGEEVWRHTIVLFTFGDRLEDQTIEEHIQREHPVLTELVERCGHRYHVLNNKNIGQNTQVLQLLEKIEQMVAANQGQYFHPDMAMINKRVQEKYEKRDLNKFLLEKCNRRELELKDEFRRFLCDLLDSDQSDTFKLKTKQDRKLPGEKELVQKIKPLSLLPRSKESKKNEEIQRKIEDKIKRLDEEIKFRGSALLIPPSISDGHPAPSTVSSSRRDWNNIKPKTKFGEVLKWLSKQECNKDHPTVSSETSDYKTLSSVSLFAQSEAGKT; encoded by the exons ATGGGAGCAAGATGGGCAGGAAAGAGCTCCTCTGCGAACACCATACTAGGGGAGGAGGGGTTTGAACATGGCCGAGTAAGAACAATGCAGTGCGAGGTGAGGCATGGAGAAGTCAATGGCCAGAAGTTGAAGATTGTAGATTGTCCAGGCTTCAAAGAACTCCTGAGTGATACTTCAGAGCCTGATAAACAGCAGATCAAACTCAGTGTCACCAAGTGTCTTCCCGGACCCCATGTTGTCCTCTTAGCTGTTCCAGCTGACACAGGTTTCACAGAAGATCGAAAACAACTTCTGGTGCAACATATGAAACTTTTTGGAGACAGAGTCTGGAGATATGTCATAGTCCTCTTCACTTGTGGTGACTACCTGGATGAGGGTACTTCTATCGAAGATCATATTAAGAATGAAGGGAAAGCTCTTACAGATGTGCTGGGGAAATGTGAAAACAGGTATCATGTTTTTGACAACAGGAAGAAAAGCATAACCAATCAAGTCCCTGAGCTGTTACAAAAGATTGGACAGCTGGTGGAGGACAATCATGCACAATACTATGAAGTGGATAGAACTATTGTTCAGAGGATCGAAGAGAAACGGAGTCTGATGAAAGAGAATGCCGCGAGGAGAAAATTAGAAtatgagaaacaaagagaacagtcaAGGAAAG ccTTAAACATTGATAGCCCAATCCCAGAAGTTAGGATCGTTCTCCTTGGAAACAAGAATGCTGGAAAAACCTCTACAATGAACACTATCCTAGGCATGGAAGACCTTGAGACTGGCAGGACAACCAATTCTGTCGTGACACATGGTCATGTGGGTCAAACCGCCGTAACAATTGTTGATACACCTGGGTGGAGGAAGAGCTTCACAGTAGTCGACACCACAGAGAGGATCAAACAAGAACTCATGCGTAGCCCATTCCTGTGCTCACCTGGGCCACACGTTTTCTTACTGGTAATTGATATAGACGcatctttcactgagaaacatgTCTCAGCAGCACAGAGTCATCTGGAGCTTCTTGGAAATATCTGGAAACACATAATAGTTGTGTTTTCTGGAGGTGACTGGCTAGGGGTAAAGACGATAGAGGAACACATTGAGGGGGAAGGGAAAGCCCTCCAGTCCCTAGTGAACAAATGTAACAACAGGTACCATGTCTTtgacaacagaaacacagaaaatgacagacaaGTCACAGAGCTCCTTCAGAAAATCAAAGAGATGGTGGCAGTTAATGCTGGAGAACCTTTCCATCCTGATAAAAAGATTTCTAAAATGCTACAGCAGAAAAGGGCGGAAGCAGAAAAATTTGCCGCGAGGATACAGACCACTGTGaaggcacagacacaggaacTGAAAAAAG AGTCAATGAAACTTTCAGAAATTAGAATTATTTTACTGGGGCAGAAGACAGTCGGTAAAAGTGCAGCGGGAAACACAATTCTTGAGAAAGAAGTGTTTTCCCATAATAATGACCAACAGTGTGTGACTGGGGAAGGTGAGGTGGCTGGCAGAAAGATAACAGTAGTAGATACACCAGGGTGGGAAAA CACCCTTGACTGGGATCAAAAAATTGTCAAAGGTGTGTCCCTTTGCCCTCCTGGACCACATGCTTTTCTACTAGTGGTACCCCTGGACTTGGCTCTCTCATTTGAAAGTAAACGTTCTCTTGAAGACTGCATGTCCTTTTTTGGTGAGGAAGTCTGGAGACACACTATTGTTCTCTTCACATTTGGGGACAGACTGGAAGACCAGACAATTGAGgagcacattcagagagagcaCCCTGTTCTGACAGAGCTTGTGGAAAGATGTGGACACAGATACCATGTTCTCAACAACAAGAATATCGGTCAAAACACTCAGGTCTTGCAGCTTTTGGAGAAGATTGAGCAGATGGTTGCTGCAAATCAAGGCCAGTACTTTCATCCTGACATGGCTATGATTAATAAAAGAGTGCAAGAGAAATACGAGAAAAGAGATTTAAACAAGTTCCTCCTGGAGAAGTGTAATAGAAGGGAACTGGAACTGAAGGATGAATTCAGGCGATTCTTGTGTGATCTCTTGGATTCTGATCAATCTGATACCTTCAAGTTAAAgacaaaacaggacagaaagTTGCCTG gTGAGAAAGAGCTTGTACAGAAGATCAAACCTCTAAGCCTTCTACCACGAAGCAAGGAGAGTAAAAAGAACGAGGAGATACAGAGGAAAATTGAAGATAAAATAAAGCGGTTGGATGAAGAGATAAAATTTAGGGGGAGCGCTTTACTCATACCTCCAAGCA TAAGCGATGGCCACCCAGCTCCATCCACTGTCTCATCCTCAAGGCGTGACTGGAACAACATCAAACCAAAGACTAAGTTTGGGGAAGTCCTTAAATGGCTGTCCAAACAGGAGTGCAACAAAGATCATCCAACAGTGTCATCTGAGACCTCTGATTACAAGACGCTGTCATCAGTATCGTTGTTTGCACAGTCTGAAGCTGGGAAGACTTAG